Genomic DNA from Magnolia sinica isolate HGM2019 chromosome 4, MsV1, whole genome shotgun sequence:
tccaaagtatccctgatctagtgataccgaatctttatgtgcttcgacttggagtgctgacttggattcttgctcaagtgtatagcactttaactatcgcaatagaccacgtgctgctcctgcttcaggctaagttcctgtaatacccatgcttcaacataaacgagttgaacttcttgtaccattgccgtggagcttgttttaaCTCATACAAGCTCTTctttagcctacacaccatatgcttttTGCCCTTTACTTCGAACCCCTCTTGTTGGTGCATATAGTCTGTGTCAcgtgccatatctgcatctgtgtagccctctaacacgggttttccgtcaccatagcataggctcaacctggatgagcctcttagatatcgtagtatccacttcaccatgtcataggtgtggttcttatgtaaggatctCATCTCCTCTCGCATAGCTTTCaatcactcccccttatgctcgtcggctagggcctcagaataatcttctggctctgtcccatcagtgagcataatgtactcatgcggcgagtacctcttggatggctGTCTGTccttagatgacctcctcacctgtggctcaacaagtggatcaagtgggggctgctcccctggtccatcttctgaagggactccctcgtcctctgcaccttgctgtactctcCCGTTATTAGGAACCacaggaggaataaccggatccatgttctctagctcacctgaactaggctggttcttctctgacttaccaatgtcttctatatactgatcttcaaagaataccacatctctgctcctgacgagcttcttctcggtcggatcccacaatctgtaatcgAATTTTTTATCACcataccctaagaacacacactgcctgatcttcatatcgagcttggacctctcgtcctttggtacgtgaacagatgccctacatccaaacaccctgagaagactgtacgatggatcttgtccagtccacactttctcaggcacttctccattcaacggggctgatggagatctgtttatcaaatacactgctgtGTGCATTGCGTCTCCTCAGAACGTCTTGGGTATTttcacatgggataacatgcatttgattctctctataatgatgcgattcattcgctcagccacaacATTATGCTGGGGGTCTTGGGGACCATCTGTTCATGCTGTATACCCAAGGActtgcaatactcatgaaagtcgccaatgtattcaccaccattgtcagtgcggatgcacttcaatgatctacctgtctctctctcgaccatagcatgaaataatttaaacacaccaaagaccccatccttggatttcaaagcataaacccaaaccctcctagatgcatcatttataaaagtgataaaatacaatgccccacccaaggtttttgtcctcataggaccacaaacatcagaataaactaaatctaatgcatgcattttattaacatgagaaacagttttaacgaatgaaactctatgctgtttccctgataaacaatcaagacaggttttgagaggtgtacctgtTACGTCTGGAAGGAGTTGCTTCCTCCCTAGTAGCTGAAGcactttttcactcatgtggcctagacgcctgtgtcacatgtcaatagttaaatcttccgctgcgttcaacccacccttgcacacactgacacttaccttgtaaagggtgcaacacttctttcctctgactgtgatcaatgaacccttgatgagcttccaacgcccaccagtaaatcgactttcatagccatcatcatccaccaaccttcccgtcgacatcaagttgaggcaaaggtttgggatatgcctcacatccctgagaaccaatgtgtagctcacatcggtcttcacacaaatatcaccgacctctatgatcttcgatacgctagaatttcccatcttcatggtcccatagtcacctgacttgtagcttgtgaagaagtccctgcgtggagtcgcatgaaaagaagctcctgagTCAACCACCCAGTCGGTGTCTTAATTCATACCCGTGAGACATATATCGTGATCtattgaaagaataactacaacatcgccatctgaagcaaccgtagtggaatctgattcatcttccttctccttacattttcctttcttgtcgttcttcttactacaacattcatgcttgtagtagcAGCCCTTGTtgatacaattccaacaatcaacatcttttctgttactcgacttgcctcttgatttatctcgggccttcccgcccttcctgttcttttctctcccccgttcccgtgtcacaagggcctcttgctgagtagatccctgagacttcctccttgcctcctcattgaagagacaactggttacctgttccatggatatctttccgtctggcgcggagttacttagagacatcatcaatgtctctcaactgtcaggcaatgaactaatcAATAGCAAAgtctgcaattcatcatccaggactatCTTCACAgaggagagttggttcactatattactgacctcattcatgtgctcggccacagaaccaccatccttgaacttgagattcacaagtcgtcttatcaaaaagattttattatcggttgtcttcctctcatacagcccttccaatttcagccataagctagtggctgaggtctccgtagacacatggtggaacacaaaatcatccaaccattatctaataaaccccatcgccttctggtccatcttcttctaatcatcattagacatccttggattttgctgatatgcctaaaattggagaatataggtccttgcaataaagtcctccatcttagccttccatatggttcaGTTAGAACCATCAAGGCTGATCATCtgtgatgagccaccttccataattcaaaaccgatcctacccgttcaatgaacttatctctgataccactttgttgggggccttgcacaaaatcttaggatctagcctcccgaaacaaaccaaaattatggaataataaagcaatgaaataaatcaaagcataaaccacacgacactagggatttttacgtgaaaaaccctcaaagaggtaaaaaccacgggacctcgtccagatcaacaatccactataaagcagaacgttacaactgatcacaagcacacaccgcttggatcaaaccttcttcactcatgcaagagtggataaacaataagataatAATGAAAAACAGAGGgatctcaccaatcacgaggaCATAGAAGGCTGAGACGTGGACTgcaaagtagatcacctctacgagcagaatctcccttctacaagcttcctctctctctttctctctctctctctctctcccctttgatagccctaagccctcttagagtacctttaggaaaccttagaaaaccctggaatacaccccaatcctgtatacacccctttatataagaatagaaggaAGTGTAatcaaattagaaaataaaatctgTAAAATCTGTGTTTCCACAATCGCATCTACgaaactcttcgatgatatcgaaggtctcttGATAACAGGTTTGATATCATTTGAAGGTCTCTCGATTATATCGAAACAAGACAAAAAATTATCCAGCAACCGGGGGTGAAAATtccaacaattatcgatgtcatcgagccactctcgatgacagcctcgatatcatttgaaggtctctcgatgatatcggagcaggataaaaaactgtccagcgactagcgctaaaaaatcctgcaattatTGATGATATTGACACttgttcgatttcatcaaacccaacaatgaggagaaaatccccatcataATTCCCATGTATATAGTACCGGATGTTCCGGCTCCTTGAAGAAAGAAGGTTGGAAGCCGCTTCATGAATAACTCGAGAATCTGTTTCGACTTCAATGTTGGAGAGCTCCATGTCTTTACAAATCTTCAGGCCATCTACCATAGCTTGAGCTTCCACAATGGTATTAGTGACTAGGTTGTAGTTGTTGTGAAAGGCGAAGATCAGAGAGCCGTGGTTGTCCCTGCATATACCCCTATAACCTCCTTCTCCCGAGTTCCCTCTAACTGAGCCATCAATGTTTAGTTTCAACCATTCCCTGCTTGGTTTtccccattaatagtcaatcaccaatattttccaTGGTATGTGTTTATACCTATCTTGGTCCAGTCCATGTAGTCCAATGGGATATTTCCACATGTAAGGACTCTGTACAAACAATGTGAGGCAAGATTGTACTTGCACCCCCAGAAATCTCCGATCCTTATCAATAATGACATGTAGCCTGCCAAAAGCAGTACGGCTCAGAGCCATATGCACATTTATGGTAAAGAAGATAGAAGCATTGTTGACATGTGATCGTCGCATGAGTGGCATGTGTGATTGGGCAACGTATGTAGCAAGCTACATAAATCCTCACTGATGGGGATATCTCGCAAATAGGAAACACATGGCAAAGACATGTCACACGTTCatgccaaaaagaaaaaatttgcATAGATGTCGATGCTTTTACAAAGACTACAGATTGCTAAAAATGGTTTCTTTCAAAATTAGAAGGAGCTCTAGACACAATGGCATAAAGAATCTGAGTTCAACTGGGACATGGCCAAGTAGTCTTTAAGCGTTGGTACGTAAACCTGGACCAGCAAAGAAACCTCAACTCAGCCACTGCCTCTCCATGTTTATATAAGTAGCATTCGACGAAAAGCTTGAGGTCCTCCCCACACACAACTAATCAACTTACATAGGGCAACGCTGCTTATCCTAATTTAACTTAGGCATTGTCTAGTCATGTTATAGCAAGTCTAGAATTTAGGTTACCTTAAATCTACTACTTTCTAGTTCCATCATTACAGTACACTTTAGGAGTGGATAAATATCCACAACATTCATTGTCAAATCCCATCGATCACTAAGTCCATACATGATAGGTCACACTAGTCACGTCTTGAAGACCACGTACATCTCAATTGTTTTGCCTACACAGATGGTCAtaggtaaaataataataataataataatattttgtcTACTTAGTTTTATTTTATCTCGCTAATTATACTATTCTAACTTACAAGTcaataaaattgattttcaaccttatttttaattttattcatcaatctttgcattacttaaaaacctgaAAACTACAATCACCATTGAAAGAAAAGTCTTTAGCATACATAAGGCAAGAAGATACATCTAAGGATTAACCCTCCCCTTCTCACTGCTTTTTCAAGTTTATATAAGCAGAGCTCGACAAAGAGCTCCAGGCCCTCACCACACATAATCAAACAACCTCTACAACACAACCCTTCATGTCCTAGTTTTAGCTTAGATATTTCACTTTTGTCCAACCACAATGCAACAAGTCTGAAATTTAATTTAGCTTAGATCTACTACTATCCAACACTCTCGTTGCATTACGCCATAGGAGTAGATTAAATATCCACGATTTCCATTCTTGGATACTGATCACCAAGTCCATACTTGGTAAATCACACTAATCATGTCTTGCAAAGTATATACCTAAATTGTTCTGTACACAGAGACGAATGtaatttgctttatttttctttgcttaGTCCAACTTTTATTTGCTGATTATAATGTTCTTATatataaatcaataaaatcagTGTCTAACCTTTAGTTTGTAATCTTACTTGTGCATCATTGTATTACTGAGAAACCTGAGAACCACTTGTCACTGTTGTAAGAAAGCTCTTAATGCGAAGAAAATGGATCCCGTTGAAGGACTAACCCTTCCCTTCAAAATTCCTATTCGCTGCAACATTGGTGGTTGAAAAGTCAAATCAATTTTCACAGGCCTAATACTAATCAGGCTAATTTGACTCCTGGTATTGCAAGCAATTGAATTCGAGTCATGTACAGCCGTGGCACGCACAACACTAATCTTAATAGCATACATGTTTGACCAAATTAAGGTGTTCGTTTACACGTTTGGCCTCTAGCCTCGAGTCTGATCATCGACACCTCGCTAGATCTCATTATGAAATGTGTTGGTTTCCCACCAAGTTTCTATGCATGCTAAGTGAACGGTGTATACCTACTCTTGGTGTACGTAACAGAGGAGTTAAAAAATTCTCCGGTTGAATATTTTTGCACTACGATTCGGGCTCTCACTTTGCACAAGCGGGGCCATGGTCCCGAGATACAAAAAGTTGATATTATGGGCCTCAAATCAAAGGTGAGGCTCATCATGTGAACGGTTTGAATCATCAAAAGATAGGCTCATCGtatgaatggtttgaatcatcAAAAGATAGTCACAAAATATATAGATATACAGAACTCCCCCACATGGTATGTCGACTCACATCTACCATTATCTACGCCTTTATGAAGTCTTATGTTTACGAAATCTATGAAGTGAACTTCCACTACGTTTTTACCAAGCCGCAGCAACgctaaaacaaaaaataataataataataaataataaaaataaaaataaaaaaaataaaaataaaattacgaCAGATTACAAAGGAAGCAACCTCAACTAGTCGATTTCCGAATCACGCCTTACCAATGTCCATCAACGGCCATCGGAGAGAACCGATTCTTGGACCGATGTCGTGCTTCCAAACCCCTGTTCCAAAGAAGAAGGACATGAGAAGCGTAGATCATCGGACCCTTTATACTGGCCCACGGCCACGATTGCTGCACCCAAACCATCGGATGAGAGCTTGGGTAAAGGTGCATCGTGGTCCAAATACTGCATTACTTGCCGCATGCTTGGCCTTGCAGACGACAACGGATGTGAACATAGCAATCCAAGCTTCAGCACCAGCTCCATCTCCTCCACCTCATAGTCATGTCCCAGTTTTTGATCCGCCGCGTCTAGTATTGTCCCTCTCCTCCAGCATTCGGACACCCATTCGACCAAGATCCCCTCATACGCCGATAATCGGAGATCGATGGGCCTCCTCCCACAAGCAACCTCGAGCATGAAAACTCCGAATGCGAACACGTCAGTGCTTCTGGTGGCCTTCCCGATCCTAGTCAGCTCCGGTGCAAGATATCCGAAGGTCCCCACCACGTGGCTCGTCTGTGGATCAGTCCCATGATCGTACAATCTGGCAAGGCCGAAGTCACCTAATCTACCGTTCATCTCACTGTCTAATAAAACATTGCTGGCTTTGATGTCTCTGTGAAGGACCACCTGCTCCCATTCCTCATGCAAGTAGAGAAGCCCTGAAGCTACTCCTTTGATTATCCGAAACCGTCGATTCCAGCTCAGCATTGAATTTGGATGGTTAAAGAGTAACTTGTCCAAACTCCCATTGGGCATGAAATCATAGACCAGTAGGAGCTCTTTCTTTCGCCGGCAGTAACCCAGAAGTTGGACCAAGTTCCGGTGACGGAGGCGACCCAAGCTCATGATCTCGGATATGAATTCCCGCATCCCTTGTCGAGATTCGTGAGAAACTCTCTTCACAGCCACTTCGACCTTTGAGGCCGATAAAACTCCTCGGTAAACCCTTCCAAAACCTCCGACCCCCAGGAGCTCTTTGTCTGTGAAGCCCTTAGTGGCCATGTATAGATCCTTGTACAAAAACCGATGGGTTCCATATTCACGCTCCCAGTCCTCTAGTACTTCAGTGAACTTGATCTTCCTTCTCACGATGAGACTGACAGCCGAGATGGCCATTAACGTGAAAAATGGAACAATTGCGGGTAACCCAATTGTTAAAAGCCCTGATTTCTTTTTGGATCCTATCCGTGGAAGCTTAGGAAGGTGGAAGGGATCAAGGGCCTGAGCCTGACCATTCATCTTGAAGCTCCACCCCAAGATGTAATGAGTTACTGGAGCCACTTTGGTAGATGCGGAGAAACCGATATACATGTCATCTAACACAATCGATGAAAGATCCACCGTCCATGACAAGAGTGGACGATCAGGTTTAGGTAAGTCGATAGGAGATAGTGTTACATTGACTTGGTTTTGGACACCATTATATTCTATCCAGACATGCATAGGTTCTCCGCTTACCAGGCTTAAATTCTTAAACCCACCACTATTAGTAAAGTAAGCTGCAGGAGCGGATATGTTAGAAACTAAGCCATTGATGTTGATTCCAACATGGTTATCATTGATATCACCGAAAACTGGATCAAGAGCTGTGTCAAGCTCGATGGAAGCTATGTGATTTGATGAATTGCCTATGTTTGTCGGATTGAAGATGCCCCAGAATTGGCCTAGTTCACCTCCTGGGAACTCTTTTGTAGGTGAGATCATGAAGGCGATCCCAGAGGCACTCACACTCGGATATCGGAGCATGATCGCAAAGACAAAATTGATAGAGAAAGATTGAGTTTTACCGTGTGAAGgtttgaagtgaaggggattgggGTAGAAGGCGTGGCCCTTTTGATTTGTGGAATTGGTGAGAAGCAGGAGGCCATTGGATGTGATCACTGCAGAGCTGTCCAGGCTTATGTTAGCGCCGCGGAATCCGTTGTAAATGAAATTGTAGTCGCCTTCAGAAGCAGCGAGTCTCATGAGGAGAAACCACATTAGGAGCTTAGAAAACATAGCTGAAAGCTTACAGGCTTTGAAGTTAGCTGAGTTTGATGCTTTGGTAGCTCTCTAATGAAATATAGTATCGTCcataccagagagagagagagagagagagagagagagagagagagagagcggtttGTCATTTCCCTCCGTGGATGGCACACGTATGATCGATCTCATTAGGCAGTGAACACTGTGATCTTCATCACTTACCACATTGAATTGCATAAGGGTGATCAATCTGCgccattcattaggtagtgcCGTATACATGCGATATGCAAAAAATTCTGGGACGCATGCCATCAATTGAGTCACATATGTATGATTGAATTTAGACCGTTGGACTTTTTTCAAGCAGCCATTTTCTCACACGTGTTGTTTTCCTGATCGGctgattaaaatgattttttggtCCACAACATTTTTCCAGTACACTCTTCCGGATGGATGGCCCGGATCTCCGATATGCGTGCTATCCAATGTCGGGAATGACATCCGGCATGGTAGCTGCAGTACCGGGCCCCGCATCCCATCAAAACCGAAATGCGTGCCCAAATAAGAGGGATTGTCTAAGGGTGAACCATGTAATTGCGCTGACAATTCAACGTATGAATAGCGATTGGCAAACCAGATGAGCCgtgagttatttaatactctggcaaatGTGACGGTTGATACGCATGCACATGATATTGGTAAATCTAATATGCACACAAAATATTTATACCGTTCGAACAGTTCGTAGATTGTCATTGATGGActaaaaacttaaaatcagaTTACTAGAGAACACTGTTGTCTGATTGGAAGACAATTGCCTGTAGAAATGAGAGTGGTGactattttcattttaaccatctcTT
This window encodes:
- the LOC131243799 gene encoding L-type lectin-domain containing receptor kinase IV.1-like, with amino-acid sequence MFSKLLMWFLLMRLAASEGDYNFIYNGFRGANISLDSSAVITSNGLLLLTNSTNQKGHAFYPNPLHFKPSHGKTQSFSINFVFAIMLRYPSVSASGIAFMISPTKEFPGGELGQFWGIFNPTNIGNSSNHIASIELDTALDPVFGDINDNHVGININGLVSNISAPAAYFTNSGGFKNLSLVSGEPMHVWIEYNGVQNQVNVTLSPIDLPKPDRPLLSWTVDLSSIVLDDMYIGFSASTKVAPVTHYILGWSFKMNGQAQALDPFHLPKLPRIGSKKKSGLLTIGLPAIVPFFTLMAISAVSLIVRRKIKFTEVLEDWEREYGTHRFLYKDLYMATKGFTDKELLGVGGFGRVYRGVLSASKVEVAVKRVSHESRQGMREFISEIMSLGRLRHRNLVQLLGYCRRKKELLLVYDFMPNGSLDKLLFNHPNSMLSWNRRFRIIKGVASGLLYLHEEWEQVVLHRDIKASNVLLDSEMNGRLGDFGLARLYDHGTDPQTSHVVGTFGYLAPELTRIGKATRSTDVFAFGVFMLEVACGRRPIDLRLSAYEGILVEWVSECWRRGTILDAADQKLGHDYEVEEMELVLKLGLLCSHPLSSARPSMRQVMQYLDHDAPLPKLSSDGLGAAIVAVGQYKGSDDLRFSCPSSLEQGFGSTTSVQESVLSDGR